A single Melopsittacus undulatus isolate bMelUnd1 chromosome 11, bMelUnd1.mat.Z, whole genome shotgun sequence DNA region contains:
- the LOC101868077 gene encoding fructosamine-3-kinase isoform X2 — MEKILKTELKTSVLKAFGSSGGGYISQGQAYETDSGRVFVKVNHKSQARKMFEGEMASLEAIQKTNIVRVPQPIKVIDLPGGGAMFVMEYLKMKSLKRYCSELGEQMADLHLYNQKLGEKLRKEGNTIGKGAGHSESQYVDKFGFHTATCCGYIAQVNEWESDWPSFFIRHRLQAQMDLIEKDYGDREARELWSQLKLKIPEMFCDVEIVPALLHGDLWAGNVAEDDSGPIIFDPASFYGHSEFELAIAGMFENIGSENLGDNCATKILAYNVS, encoded by the exons ATGGAAAAGATCCTGAAGACAGAATTGAAAACATCCGTCCTGAAGGCATTTGGAAGCTCGGGAGGAGGATACATTAGTCAAGGCCAAGCTTATGAAACTGACAGTGGACGAGTATTTGTTAAAGTCAACCACAAATCTCAG GctagaaaaatgtttgaaggAGAAATGGCAAGTTTGGAAGCTATTCAGAAGACCAATATTGTGAGAGTGCCTCAGCCTATCAAAGTGATTGACCTGCCTGGAGGAGGAGCAATGTTTGTCATGGAGTACCTCAAGATGAAGAGCCTCAAAAG ATACTGTTCAGAGCTTGGAGAGCAGATGGCAGATCTCCATCTTTATAACCAGAAACTTGGAGAAAAATTGAGAAAGGAGGGAAACACAATTG gTAAAGGAGCAGGTCACTCTGAGTCTCAGTATGTGGATAAATTTGGATTCCATACAGCCACTTGCTGTGGTTATATAGCCCAG GTGAATGAATGGGAGAGTGATTGGCCTTCCTTTTTTATTCGCCATCGACTCCAAGCACAGATGGATTTGATTGAAAAAGATTATGGGGACAGAGAAGCCAGAGAACTTTGGTCACAGCTGAAA CTAAAGATTCCTGAAATGTTCTGTGACGTAGAAATcgttcctgctctgctgcatgggGACCTGTGGGCAGGAAATGTGGCTGAGGACGACTCTGGGCCAATTATCTTTGACCCTGCTTCCTTCTATGGCCATTCAGAATTTGAACTGGCCATTGCTGGAATGTTTG aaaaCATAGGCAGTGAGAATTTGGGAGATAACTGTGCAACAAAGATACTGGCATACAATGTGAGCTAG
- the LOC101868077 gene encoding fructosamine-3-kinase isoform X1 — protein sequence MEKILKTELKTSVLKAFGSSGGGYISQGQAYETDSGRVFVKVNHKSQARKMFEGEMASLEAIQKTNIVRVPQPIKVIDLPGGGAMFVMEYLKMKSLKRYCSELGEQMADLHLYNQKLGEKLRKEGNTIGKGAGHSESQYVDKFGFHTATCCGYIAQVNEWESDWPSFFIRHRLQAQMDLIEKDYGDREARELWSQLKLKIPEMFCDVEIVPALLHGDLWAGNVAEDDSGPIIFDPASFYGHSEFELAIAGMFGGFSSCFFSAYHSKIPKAPGFEKRNKLYQLFNYINHWNHFGTGYRGSTLNVMKKLLK from the exons ATGGAAAAGATCCTGAAGACAGAATTGAAAACATCCGTCCTGAAGGCATTTGGAAGCTCGGGAGGAGGATACATTAGTCAAGGCCAAGCTTATGAAACTGACAGTGGACGAGTATTTGTTAAAGTCAACCACAAATCTCAG GctagaaaaatgtttgaaggAGAAATGGCAAGTTTGGAAGCTATTCAGAAGACCAATATTGTGAGAGTGCCTCAGCCTATCAAAGTGATTGACCTGCCTGGAGGAGGAGCAATGTTTGTCATGGAGTACCTCAAGATGAAGAGCCTCAAAAG ATACTGTTCAGAGCTTGGAGAGCAGATGGCAGATCTCCATCTTTATAACCAGAAACTTGGAGAAAAATTGAGAAAGGAGGGAAACACAATTG gTAAAGGAGCAGGTCACTCTGAGTCTCAGTATGTGGATAAATTTGGATTCCATACAGCCACTTGCTGTGGTTATATAGCCCAG GTGAATGAATGGGAGAGTGATTGGCCTTCCTTTTTTATTCGCCATCGACTCCAAGCACAGATGGATTTGATTGAAAAAGATTATGGGGACAGAGAAGCCAGAGAACTTTGGTCACAGCTGAAA CTAAAGATTCCTGAAATGTTCTGTGACGTAGAAATcgttcctgctctgctgcatgggGACCTGTGGGCAGGAAATGTGGCTGAGGACGACTCTGGGCCAATTATCTTTGACCCTGCTTCCTTCTATGGCCATTCAGAATTTGAACTGGCCATTGCTGGAATGTTTGGTGGGTTTAGcagctgttttttctctgcCTATCACAGTAAAATACCCAAAGCTCCAGGATTTGAGAAACGAAACAAATTGTATCAGCTCTTTAATTACATAAACCACTGGAACCATTTTGGGACGGGGTACAGGGGATCTACCCTGAATGTAATGAAAAAACTCCTAAAGTGA
- the LOC101867911 gene encoding ketosamine-3-kinase, with the protein MEAALRRELGTELLRPTGHLGGGCISQGQSYDTDHGRVFVKSNAKAEARRMFEGEMASLEAILKTQTIKVPKPIKVIELSGGSTLFVMEHLDMRGLNRHSAKLGTQLADLHLHNQQLGEKLKKEESTVGKGQGQMEVQFVDQFGFHTVTCCGYLPQVNDWQNDWVTFFAKQRIQPQMDMIEKNSGDREARELWAQLQLKIPSLFCDVEIVPALLHGDLWGGNVAEDDSGPVIFDPASFYGHSEYELAIAGMFGGFSSSFYSAYHSKIPKAAGFEKRLKLYQLFHYMNHWNHFGTGYRGSSLNIMRNLIK; encoded by the exons ATGGAGGCAGCGCTCAGGCGGGAGCTGGGCACTGAGTTGCTGCGGCCAACGGGGCACTTGGGGGGCGGCTGCATCAGCCAGGGCCAGAGCTATGACACGGACCATGGCCGGGTGTTCGTGAAGAGCAACGCCAAGGCGGAG GCCAGAAGAATGTTTGAGGGAGAAATGGCAAGTTTGGAAGCCATCCTGAAAACACAGACAATAAAAGTGCCTAAGCCCATCAAAGTTATAGAGCTGTCTGGGGGCAGTACTCTGTTTGTGATGGAACATTTGGACATGAGAGGCTTAAACAG aCATTCAGCAAAGCTTGGAACACAACTGGCAGACCTCCACCTTCATAACCAGCAACTTGGagagaagctgaagaaagaagagagcaCAGTTG GTAAAGGTCAAGGGCAAATGGAAGTCCAGTTTGTGGATCAATTTGGCTTTCATACAGTTACCTGCTGTGGCTATCTTCCACAG GTGAATGACTGGCAGAATGACTGGGTGACTTTCTTTGCCAAGCAAAGAATCCAGCCTCAGATGGACATGATTGAAAAGAATTCAGGAGACAGGGAAGCAAGAGAACTTTGGGCACAACTGCAG ctgaagATACCCAGTTTGTTCTGTGATGTAGAAATTGTTCCTGCTCTTCTTCATGGAGATCTCTGGGGCGGAAATGTAGCCGAGGATGATTCTGGTCCAGTTATCTTCGATCCGGCTTCTTTCTATGGCCATTCAGAGTATGAGCTTGCAATAGCTGGAATGTTCGGTGGTTTCAGCAGTTCTTTTTACTCTGCTTATCACAGTAAAATTCCCAAAGCTGCAGGGTTTGAGAAACGCCTAAAGCTTTATCAGCTTTTTCACTACATGAACCACTGGAACCATTTTGGTACAGGGTACAGAGGGTCCTCTCTAAACATTATGAGAAATCTTATAAAGTGA